CTTTAATATACGAAATCCACACAAAGAAGGAAAGAAAATATGCAAGTTGAGAGAGCGTGAGCCATATGCTTGGCCAAAGCTGTCAATTCTGGTAGGCTTTTCATCTATGCCAGTACGAGTCCTTTACATAGGCGAAATCGTCGGGAAACCCGGCATCCATTGCATAAAAAAGGCCCTCCCCCTCTTGAAAGAACAACATCGTATCGACTTTGTAATTGCCAATGGTGAGGGAGCCACAGGTGGTTTTGGTATTGGAAAAAATCATTCAATCCAGATCCACAAATTGGGAGTCAATGTCATTACGGCCGGTGAAAAGGTCTACTATAAAAAGGATATGGTCACCCATATTCCGAAGTCTCCCTACCTCATTCGGGCGGCCAATTTTCCCTACGGCAACCCGGGACGGGGATGGAGGACCTATACCGCAGGGGGGATGAAACTTGCCGTAGTAGTCCTTCTCGGTCAGTCGGGGTTTCAACGAGTTCATCCGGCAAATCCTCATCTCATGCTCCCTCAGCTGGCCTCCAAGCTGAGAGAAGAGCATGACGCGATCATCGTCGATTTTCATGCCTGCACGACGGCAGAGAAGGCAAACCTCTTCTATCGAATGGACGGAGAGGTAGCGGCAATCTTGGGTAGCCACACAAAAACTTTGTCGGCAGATGAACGAGTTTTACAAGGGGGAACAGCCGTTATCAGCGATACGGGCCGAACAGGAAGCCTTTTTGGTATCGGAGGACTCGAACCTCAAACAGAAATTGGCAAATTCCTTACCCAAATCCCGGAACGATCGAAAGAGTATTGGGAAGAGCTGGAGTTACAGGGTGCCGTTGTCGAAATAAACGAAAAGGGAACGGCAAACGAGATTTACACCGTCAGGTTTCCGGTTTCCACCGAAAACCGTATGGAGGATGATTCATGACGGAAACAGTAACGATAGTTTCAATTTCGGGACGACTTGCAAACGTCACTTGTTTGGAAAGCGACAGTTGCAAAGGCTGTGCCGGTAATTCATTTTGTAACGTGAAAGGACGCAGCTTCGAAGCGAAAGTTCCCAGAGAACTGGCCCAAAGCCTTATTCCGGGAGACAAAGCAGAGGTTTTGATTCCTCCCGGAAAGACCATTTTTGCAGGATTCATGGTATTGATAGTGCCGCTACTGCTTTTTATTGCCGGATTTCTGCTCGCATCAATTCTGATTCCGGACTCGGGCGAGGGGACTCAGGCTATTATGGGAATTATCGGGCTGGGACTGGGCTTTTTGCTTGCCTTTGCTTACAACAAACTGACGGGAACCAAAAACCTACCCATCGTTGTAGGAAAAGTCACGGAATAGAGGCGGAAAATTCTTTCGCCTTTGTCGAAAGGACCGAAGCCATCTCACTAAGCGGGACAATATGCTGTATATGCCCTAGCTCCGCCGCAACCTTTGGCATACCGTATACGATACTGGAAGCAGCGTCCTGAGCAATGGTAATTCCACCTTTGCGGTGGATTTCGCCAATCTTCCGAGCCCCGTCACGTCCCATTCCGGTCATGATGACGGCAAGAGCCCTCCCCCCGAACTCTTCAGCCACCGACTCAAAAAGTACATCGGCAGAAGGCCGATGGCCGTTTACGGGATCGGCGCTTGAAAGCGAAACGACCGCCGCAAGGCGCCGCCTGTGCACCTGGATATGAAAATTACCAGGGGCAATAAGCACCCTACCCCGTTTCACCAAATCACCTTCCTCGGCCTCTTTGACCTCCAAAGCGCAGATTCGATCGAGACTCCTGGCAAATTCCAGAGTGAAACCGGCAGGCATGTGCTGGACGACCAAAATGGGAAGGGGGAAATCGGCAGGAAGCTCGGAGAAAACGTTACGCAAGGCATTCGGGCCACCGGTAGAGATACCGATGGCACAAATTTCCAAAGGCCCGGCATCCTGTCTGGCAACTGGAGAGGCCACTTCTCTCGGTTCAAGTTTTCCGGCACCGGGAACAAGTTCGGAACGCAGGATCTCAGGAACGATAGTACGCTCTACTTTTCGAATGGGCCGTTCGGCAGGAGAAGGAATCGGCCGCTCCTGATCCCGTTTTTTCCTTTCGGCAACCGACAGAGACCGGCGGTACTGGAGGCCGTAAGCATACACCGTTTCCACAACCTGCTTTTCGACCAGGTGGATGTCTTCGCTGACGGAACCGGAAGGCTTCATGATAAAGTCGGAGGCACCGAGAGACAGCGCCTCCATGGTTATCTTTGCACCGCGTTTCGCTATGGATGAAAGAATCACAACAGGAATATCAATTCCGAGTCGCTTTCGTTCTTTTAAAAACTCGATACCGTTCATTTCCGGCATCTCTAGATCAAGGATAATCACATCGGGGTTCAGCCGCGGGATTTTCTGGAGCAAGAATTTGCCGTTCATTGCTTTTCCGACAAGCTCAAGCCCTTCCGCCTTTTCCACCATTCTGCCGACAAGATTCCTCATCAGAGCCGAATCATCACATATCATTACGGAAACGATTTCTTTATCCACAAAAAGCCTCTGCTACAAAAATTTCCGATAAATACAGGCCCAGTCGGTTTTCAAAAATTCAAATTTTGTTTCCATACCGAACAGGGATTCACTGTGCCCTATAAAAAGATAGGAATGGCGGCTGAGCGCATCCCAGAATTTATTGATGACCGCCTGTTGGGCGGCCTCATCAAAATAGATGATGACGTTACGACAAAATACCACATCGAGACTTCGTTTCCCGCTATCGTTCTTCAGATTATGGTAATCGAAGGTCACCATCTTTTTTATTTCATCCTTAACCGTATAGCCGTTACTGACTCGCTCAAAATAGCGTTTCAAATAATGCTCGGGTACCCCGTTCATACGATTATCCGGATAAAACCCCTCTTTTGCCGTCATGAGTGATTTCAGACTCAGATCGCTTGCGGTAACCTCCCCGGAAAAACCTGCAGGCAACTGATCCTTCAGCATCATTGCGATTGAATAGGGTTCCTCACCGGTTGAACACCCTGCGCTCCATATTCTGACAACCTTATCACCAGCCTCACGCTTAAAAGAGACGAGATCGGGAATGACATAGTGCTTCAGCGTATCAAAATGAGCGGTATTTCGAAAAAACCGAGTGAGGTTCGTCGTCACCGAGTCGAGAAGAATTTTCATCTCCTCGTCCTTCATGCTGATCAGTTTAAAGTAGTCATCGATCGTTTCCAGTCCCGATTTTCGCAGACGTTCCTTCAGCCTGCTTTCGAGAATCGTTCGATTCGAGGGGGAAAAGTGTATACCGCTTTCGTCGTAAATACGATCACGAAATTTCTTAAACTGTACTTCCGAAAGAAATCTTTCCATTCTGCTTCGTGCCTCACCTAAAAGTGTAGGGTCCAGCTTTTCCGGTGTCAATAGAACAGGTTTTTTCAGGTGATCGTGCTATATTAAAAATACCATGAAAAGATTCCTGTACTGCTTTTCCGTTCAAGGAATTGCTCTCGACGAAATAACCGAATCGCCCTTTGTGATTCTACACGATGTAAAACATGATATCACCCTCCCCCTGCAGATCGGAGCATCGGAAGCAAGTTCTCT
This sequence is a window from Sediminispirochaeta bajacaliforniensis DSM 16054. Protein-coding genes within it:
- a CDS encoding TIGR00282 family metallophosphoesterase codes for the protein MPVRVLYIGEIVGKPGIHCIKKALPLLKEQHRIDFVIANGEGATGGFGIGKNHSIQIHKLGVNVITAGEKVYYKKDMVTHIPKSPYLIRAANFPYGNPGRGWRTYTAGGMKLAVVVLLGQSGFQRVHPANPHLMLPQLASKLREEHDAIIVDFHACTTAEKANLFYRMDGEVAAILGSHTKTLSADERVLQGGTAVISDTGRTGSLFGIGGLEPQTEIGKFLTQIPERSKEYWEELELQGAVVEINEKGTANEIYTVRFPVSTENRMEDDS
- a CDS encoding SoxR reducing system RseC family protein — protein: MTETVTIVSISGRLANVTCLESDSCKGCAGNSFCNVKGRSFEAKVPRELAQSLIPGDKAEVLIPPGKTIFAGFMVLIVPLLLFIAGFLLASILIPDSGEGTQAIMGIIGLGLGFLLAFAYNKLTGTKNLPIVVGKVTE
- a CDS encoding protein-glutamate methylesterase/protein-glutamine glutaminase, producing MICDDSALMRNLVGRMVEKAEGLELVGKAMNGKFLLQKIPRLNPDVIILDLEMPEMNGIEFLKERKRLGIDIPVVILSSIAKRGAKITMEALSLGASDFIMKPSGSVSEDIHLVEKQVVETVYAYGLQYRRSLSVAERKKRDQERPIPSPAERPIRKVERTIVPEILRSELVPGAGKLEPREVASPVARQDAGPLEICAIGISTGGPNALRNVFSELPADFPLPILVVQHMPAGFTLEFARSLDRICALEVKEAEEGDLVKRGRVLIAPGNFHIQVHRRRLAAVVSLSSADPVNGHRPSADVLFESVAEEFGGRALAVIMTGMGRDGARKIGEIHRKGGITIAQDAASSIVYGMPKVAAELGHIQHIVPLSEMASVLSTKAKEFSASIP
- a CDS encoding CheR family methyltransferase, producing the protein MERFLSEVQFKKFRDRIYDESGIHFSPSNRTILESRLKERLRKSGLETIDDYFKLISMKDEEMKILLDSVTTNLTRFFRNTAHFDTLKHYVIPDLVSFKREAGDKVVRIWSAGCSTGEEPYSIAMMLKDQLPAGFSGEVTASDLSLKSLMTAKEGFYPDNRMNGVPEHYLKRYFERVSNGYTVKDEIKKMVTFDYHNLKNDSGKRSLDVVFCRNVIIYFDEAAQQAVINKFWDALSRHSYLFIGHSESLFGMETKFEFLKTDWACIYRKFL